One region of Candidatus Zixiibacteriota bacterium genomic DNA includes:
- a CDS encoding GDSL-type esterase/lipase family protein has product MADAERKKGCLWKIALLSLSVPAFILITEIIFTIIPVDTYFENRFFLVNRSLDYPEVFKKDHDLFWRFRPSLDITSRFFEGKRYRINSYGLRGDGIPPKSDRIRLMFLGNSCTFGWGMADNQTYVKQLEMMINADPSLPKVEVINAGIPGYSSFQGRRFFQSDIVPLKPDIVLAMFAWNDQWAAAGNIPDDEQKLPRQSIIDIQNLLSRLKIYRMTKKLLLSAVEKPLSEELNRQKPVYRVSFADFYDNLNAIVNYARVERIKPILLTSPIPSLDKYYPARSNSPMHDYHEYYNMQTRLAARNNSADLIDIAQEFNKYDNLYDNAPKDPIHFNAEGHRIAAEAIYQYLKANPFLLQRK; this is encoded by the coding sequence ATGGCCGATGCCGAACGAAAGAAGGGCTGTCTCTGGAAAATCGCCCTGCTATCGCTCTCTGTCCCCGCCTTTATTCTGATTACGGAAATAATATTCACCATAATTCCGGTCGATACCTATTTCGAAAATCGTTTCTTTCTGGTCAATCGCTCTCTTGATTACCCCGAGGTTTTCAAGAAAGACCATGACCTGTTCTGGCGTTTTCGCCCCTCATTGGACATCACTTCCCGCTTTTTCGAAGGGAAAAGATATCGCATCAATTCCTATGGTTTACGAGGCGATGGAATTCCCCCCAAATCGGACAGGATACGTTTGATGTTTCTGGGAAACTCCTGCACTTTCGGCTGGGGGATGGCCGACAACCAGACCTATGTCAAACAACTGGAGATGATGATCAACGCCGACCCATCGCTCCCAAAAGTGGAAGTTATTAACGCCGGTATTCCGGGGTATAGCAGCTTTCAGGGGCGGAGGTTTTTCCAGTCGGATATCGTTCCCCTCAAACCGGATATCGTACTGGCCATGTTCGCCTGGAATGACCAGTGGGCGGCGGCCGGGAATATCCCTGATGACGAGCAAAAACTCCCCCGGCAGAGTATCATTGATATTCAGAATCTGCTCTCCCGTCTCAAAATATATCGCATGACCAAAAAACTCCTGTTATCCGCCGTCGAAAAACCGCTTAGCGAGGAGCTCAACCGTCAGAAACCGGTCTATCGTGTCTCTTTTGCGGATTTCTATGACAATCTCAATGCCATCGTAAATTATGCCCGAGTCGAACGGATAAAACCGATCCTTCTTACCTCGCCAATTCCCTCACTGGACAAATATTACCCGGCCCGCAGCAACTCGCCCATGCATGATTATCATGAATATTACAATATGCAGACACGCCTGGCAGCCCGGAATAATAGTGCCGACTTAATTGATATCGCTCAGGAATTCAATAAATACGATAATCTCTACGACAATGCCCCCAAAGACCCGATTCATTTTAACGCCGAGGGTCATCGCATCGCCGCCGAGGCGATTTACCAATATCTCAAAGCCAATCCGTTTCTGTTACAACGGAAGTAA
- a CDS encoding class I SAM-dependent methyltransferase, with protein MDILKERLQRWHGGRVLDVATGRGAFVEYLMASLADYHQIIGIDLSESNVNTAREHLGSDKVNFEVMDAGKMTYADDSFDTIAIAYSLHHLNHIDDILGEMKRVLKPGGLFLICEMYRDNQTEKQLTHVYLHHWWAEIDRTNGIIHNETFTRQEIIDKVRKPAPGELEIFDLTGVDSDAYDDDKLTDEFLKICDQYMGKIKECPDRQRLMEKGMELKKRVLAVGFQGASTLCVLGHKPGRPI; from the coding sequence ATGGATATTCTGAAGGAAAGACTTCAGAGATGGCACGGGGGGCGGGTGCTTGATGTCGCCACCGGGCGAGGGGCTTTTGTGGAATACCTGATGGCCTCGCTGGCCGACTACCACCAGATAATCGGAATCGATTTATCGGAAAGCAATGTCAATACGGCCAGAGAGCATTTGGGCAGCGACAAGGTCAATTTCGAGGTGATGGATGCCGGAAAGATGACTTATGCCGACGACTCTTTTGATACCATAGCCATTGCCTATTCGCTTCACCACCTGAATCATATCGACGACATTCTGGGGGAAATGAAGAGGGTGCTCAAACCGGGCGGCCTTTTCCTGATCTGCGAAATGTACCGCGATAACCAGACCGAAAAACAGCTCACCCATGTCTATCTTCACCATTGGTGGGCGGAAATCGACCGCACGAACGGCATAATCCACAATGAGACTTTTACCCGGCAGGAAATCATTGATAAGGTGCGGAAGCCTGCTCCGGGAGAACTGGAAATATTCGATCTGACCGGGGTCGATAGTGATGCCTATGATGACGATAAGCTGACCGATGAATTTCTTAAGATATGCGACCAGTATATGGGCAAAATAAAAGAGTGTCCTGACCGGCAGCGGCTCATGGAAAAGGGGATGGAACTGAAGAAGAGAGTCCTTGCGGTGGGCTTTCAGGGGGCAAGCACCCTTTGTGTCCTGGGGCACAAACCCGGACGCCCGATCTGA